From the genome of Papaver somniferum cultivar HN1 chromosome 2, ASM357369v1, whole genome shotgun sequence, one region includes:
- the LOC113353797 gene encoding protein COBRA-like: MGFSCVFRYIFLYSSLLFHLHVYKADGYDQLDPHGMIDIKWDILTWEDDTYNAQISILNKQAFRHIEKPGWRLSWTWQNKEVIRSMSGAEATEQGDCTRIEGSIPPHSCEQQPVIIDLLPGAPYNMQTSNCCKGGVLTTEIQDPSKHVAFFRMSVGKALFMEIINGTAKPSVNQTAPATPAAPPPGDGDQGKQRDTGKDKRQSPAKVASHDKNHKKKHHFNVKGVDCEKKEKEMKNKFHDSHKKRVLIGSDAVGDDAGDGHRNTTVKIRDPVDMIIPQNFSIGIPGYACGPPKMVALTKFLVDNGRRKTQALYTWKLTCTYSQVQASQTPTCCVSMSSFYNRNNRSMPYMQLCLS; this comes from the exons ATgggtttttcttgtgtttttagataCATTTTCTTATATTCTTCCCTACTCTTTCACCTCCACGTTTACAAAGCTG ATGGGTATGATCAATTGGATCCACATGGAATGATAGACATCAAATGGGATATCCTAACTTGGGAAGACGATACATACAAT GCACAAATCTCCATACTTAATAAGCAAGCATTTCGGCACATTGAAAAACCTGGGTGGCGATTAAGTTGGACATGGCAAAATAAGGAAGTAATACGGAGTATGTCAGGAGCAGAAGCAACAGAACAAGGTGATTGTACAAGAATTGAAGGAAGTATACCTCCACACAGTTGTGAGCAGCAACCAGTGATTATCGATTTATTACCAGGAGCACCTTATAATATGCAAACAAGTAATTGTTGTAAAGGGGGTGTATTAACAACAGAAATCCAAGATCCTTCGAAACATGTAGCATTTTTTCGTATGTCTGTTGGAAAGGCACTGTTTATGGAGATTATTAATGGCACTGCAAAACCCAGTGTTAATCAAACTGCGCCAGCAACACCAGCTGCACCACCACCTGGTGATGGTGATCAAGGGAAGCAGCGTGATACGGGTAAAGATAAGAGGCAGTCTCCGGCTAAAGTTGCAAGTCATGACAAGAATCACAAGAAGAAGCATCATTTTAATGTTAAAGGAGTAGACTGCGAGAAGAAAGAAAAGGAGATGAAGAACAAGTTTCATGATAGTCATAAGAAGAGAGTTTTAATAGGTAGTGACGCTGTTGGTGACGATGCAGGTGATGGTCATAGGAATACTACAGTCAAAATCCGAGACCCAGTAGATATGATTATACCTCAGAATTTCAGTATTGGCATTCCTGGTTATGCTTGTGGACCCCCAAAGATGGTTGCACTAACTAAATTTCTTGTGGATAACGGTCGTCGTAAAACACAAGCTCTCT ATACATGGAAATTGACGTGTACCTACTCACAAGTGCAGGCATCACAAACCCCTACATGCTGTGTTTCAATGTCTTCATTCTACAACAGAAACAATCGTTCAATGCCCTACATGCAGTTGTGCTTGTCGTAG